From Quercus lobata isolate SW786 chromosome 11, ValleyOak3.0 Primary Assembly, whole genome shotgun sequence:
aaataaaaataaaagttcttCTACCAAACAAGCccaatattataaaatttgtagcGAAAATcgttttcataatatttttgttttaaaaaccgTAAGAACCTAGCATTACCCTTTTTGTTCATAAAGAAATGGAACCTAGCAGGCTAGCATTATTGAGAGAAAGGTAAagatgttaaaagttaaaaccaaaaaaaaaaaaataaaaagtcatttcaccaaaataaaaaatcaggaCTCAAGTCAAGATAAAGTCAAGTCTTTAAGTTTAAATATCTGATTTTTCACTATTGTGCATTTTTGATATGGAGAACTCTctccacaaatataaatatttataaaatgtgagaaataaaaattagaattcaaatcttTGAGAAAGTGAGAGTAAAAGTTTTAtctcatataaaaataaaaataattctcaTCAAAACTAGCACACGCCTAAATACTTATTTAGCTTTTTCCAAATCCCCAAAAAGcatgaatattttatatatttataccaCATACCGTACAGCACCCGTTGAACTTGCTTTCCATTAGAGAGACAGAGAGTGGTGGGCAAGAGCAACTTACTTTACAGCAAAATAGTGAaagtattaaattattaatcatGTAATGATTGTCCTCAGAAACTGTCCTCAAAATAGTGAAAGTCTTAAAAGGTTTTTCAAAAAGAAGCTTCAGGCCTAAGCTCCTTTAGTTTTAAACCTGTTCTTTGCAGAATCTCTATCAATTTTAAATGTATTCCACTTAGAGCAATTACTtcagtaagtaaaaaaaatttcatctattttacataaaaaatttacttttttattttacattattatttttataaaatactcacattagtttatttattatatacactttttttattaaaataatatttttcctcaatttttttattatttcccacCTAACCCTCCTTTTTCCTCTTAATACACCCCCTTCTTCTTCACACAATCCTTATCTCTATCTCCGCCTCTCTGtcttctcctcttttttttttagaatctttttCCTTCCTCTTCTCCGTCAACCCATcacaaccaccatcatcatcactactTGATCGACGAACCACTCAAGATCAAACCAACCCAAGATCAGAAACCCACCCAACCCGAAACCCATTGATCAAACAACGAGAAATAAGTGAGTTGATCGGCAACGATTTGATCAGGCTTCGTGCAGCAGTGGTTTGATCTTGATCAGCGAGTTGATCGGCGGCAATGGTTTGATCTTGATCAAATGAGAAAAACGGAGAGTGAGGGAAGAGTGATAGGCGGCGATTTGATCAAGCAGCGTGTGGTTTGATGTTGATCGGCGGCAGTGGTGTGATGTTGATCGGCAGCAAGAGATTGGTGGCGATCGGCAATCGTGGAAGCTAGAGGattgagatgagagaaagagagagttgacAGTTAAGAGTGTATTTCGCTGTTCTGATCTGATTGAGAAAACGAAAGAGGTGAGAGTCAAAGAGgatagagagaagaagagagggTGAGagggtgagagagaaaaaaaaaatactaaaatatgatATGCAAATGCTACAATAACCGTGCTTATATGCACAGTTACTGTagcaattgtgcataaatgcacaattttgcCCCAACTGTTGTGGGTGTTTTTTGagccaaaatgtgtaaaaagactacctttttctattttgcacaaGTTTACACAACCTGATGTAATTGCTCTAACAGTTCTCGAAACCCAAACTATCCATCGAGGCAAAACATTAAAAGATTCCAATAAATTAACTAAGTCCCAATAAAGTAGAcgaattttttattgaaatgaacAAGCATTATGTGGTCCTTTGAAAGAGAATATAGATTCCATTAATATAACTCAATAATGTATAGTCACAACATGGTACTCCACAATAGTATCCCCAGATGTAAGATTGAAAAAATGTGTCTTTGCTTGCATAAATCCACGTGCAAACTGGAAAGCCCCAGTCCCACCTATAATTGGCATCATCACACAGATTGGATGAAACATTGTATTCCTGCCCAAAATAGTGAAACTACTAGTCTGCTACCATTGAATTTCCCAGTTGTGAAAACAAGGTTAACCTTGTTTTCACAACTAACCAATATAGACCTTGAACTCGACCCACATGCTAAGAGGTGGGTTCAGGCCCTTCTGTTAATGGGTCATCAAAATTAATGATTCAAAAATATTGACTAGTCCAAACAAGGTGGGTGATTTCTTAGTCTTTGATGCTTCAGCTTTTTCCCCTGCACTTGGGTTTTTTCCTTATAGTGTGTCAAGGAAGTAAAAGACAGTGGAGCCTAGAGACTCCCTTTGGCATGAGTTTCAACATTCTTCTCCCATAAGGTTATAACTATTTCAAATGTTTTTAACTTTCTCTCAGCATACATGTATACATAAATCAATcctaaaatatcaaaatcaaattgagCTATTTACTCATAGTTCACACCCAGAAAAAATATGcactataacaaaaaaaaaaaaaaaaaaaaaaaaaaaagaatagttgCAATTGAAACATTAAATACTATTGTTTATATGGCTCAGATCGACTTAAGATGACCGACATTTGGTCCAAGTGGCACCTTGAAAGGTACTAAATACGATCATctctaactatatatatatatatacacacacttaaGATGTGTGCTGTAAAATATACATTTATTTAAGGCTAAAAATCCTCAATTGTCAAACTAGTTCttgaagtttaatttttaatagtttagtaTGTCACTTTGTTAAAATGAGTCAATCGAGTTCTTCCGCCCAAATCTATTAGCAAATGAAGCCATTTAaatatcatatataattttttttttaaataatactaaTCAAACAACATGATCTACCAAATGACACATCTAATGtattcagcccaaaaaaaaaaatgacttttagTCTTTTATAAGTGATTGACttgtttcaattaaaaaataaaaataaaaaataaaaataaaaaaaggaagaagagggAAATCCCACAACTAATTcaagaaattttcaattcctaGTGTGCTTGAATGATTCTTTTTCTCTCGGAATTTTGTTTCCCAAGAggaacacaaaaaatgaattgGCAATTTAAGACTGTTCAATCAATGGAAAGTGCAACAATGGAAACTTCCAATTTCAAGAAAATGCAATTGTGCAATGGGTGCTCGAACAACAAGGAGAGGCCTTGGACATGTATGGTATATAGGATCGACCATATCATGACTATTGTAACTCTCTTAGACACATAGGACACAATTGACACCAATAATTTAAATGGCAAATCATTTGATCCATATAATACTAATGAATTCCTATAATACCAAAATGCAAACTTTTGCTATATTGTACAACCAAAAGAGTGTAAGGTTAGTCCACCTTAAGAACTAATTCCATGAAATGAGTTTtataatacaaaacaaaacaaaaaaacaaaaacaaaaacaaatacaaaaaaagaagctaaaaataTAGCATTACAGGATGAAACTAAATAAATACTGCAACAAAAGCTTTTACTTCAGCCTAATTAAAAAGATTACATTGGGCGGGCGCCTGAAGATGAGGCTACACCACTATTCACATGTGACATTGTTGATGTAGAAACAGCATCCCATTGCTCATGCATCTCAGTTATGACATATTCAAGCTCTTCGTAGTTTTGTTGAACGTTAGGAGTTTTTTGCAATGTTTGGACTGCCTCCAATTGCATTGTAACTTCCTTCATTGTAGGTCGTTTCTTCCCATTCAAGTCCAAGCACATTATTGCAAGATTTGCAACTGCTATGATTTCTTCTTGTTTAGCGTCCTTCATAACTCTAGCATcaataatatcaaacaatttgTTCTCCTCCATTGAATGAATGAAATAAGTGGCTAAACTTCTGCATTCTTTTGTCCTTGTAGAAGAAATCGCTTTTTCTCCGGTTAAGAGCTCAACAAGGACAAcaccaaaactataaacatcactCTTTTCTGTAAACTGACTTGATTGGAAATACTCTGGGTCCAAATATCCATAAGTGCCTTGTACTGTTGTGGTTAGGTGAGTTTGATCAATAGCAATGGATCTCGAAGTCCCAAAATCTGCTACTTTTGCTCTATACTTATCATCTAAGAGAATGTTTGTAGTCTTAATGTCTCGGTGGTAAATGGGTGTAGAAGCTGCTGAGTGTAAGTAGAAAAGAGCTCCTGCAACTTCTGTAGCAATTCGTAAGCGCATATCCCATGTTGCTGGAAACTCCTCATTTTGGTTATGGAGATATTGGGATAGAGTTCCATTAGGAATGAATTCATAAACTAACAGAGGAACTTCTATCTCCAAACAACAACCAAGTAGTTTAACCACATTCCTATGGTTAATTTGTGAAAGAATGACAACTTCATTAACAAATTCTTCGAGTTTTCCTTCATCAATTACCTTGGACTTTTTTACTGCAACAATTTTCCCATCTATCAACATACCTTTATAAACAGTGCCTTGTCCTCCTTGCCCAAGAATTCTATTCACATTAAAATTGTCAGTGGCCTTTTCCAAATCCTTTGAATTAAACAATTTGATCATTTTCTCAACAGTCACGTCACTTGAAGACAATTGTTGTTGTAATAATAAACCACCATTTCGTTTGAAGAACTTCTCCTTGAGCTTAAtatctttcctcttttttacCACTTTGTATGACCACCATCCACCAACAAACAGAAATAATAGCCCAATGCCTATGCTAATACCTGGTTAATACAATGAAATGAGGAAGATTACTCCCGGTAAAACTTATAATAGTTTTGAATAAAATAGATACAACTTCTTCAAACGCCAAAATGCTAGACAAACAATCCCATGACAAAAGTATGTTCACTTACATTGACAAGTAGTAATCAAAGAGAATGATACACTAAAAGTGGGTTGTAGATGGAGGATAAAAGATAACAGAAAAgaagtttagcaaaaaaaaaaaaaggataatagAAAAGAACAAGCTTTAAGTTCTAAGGGGTCCAATATACCTCAAGAGCAAAGACCAATCGAAAGCTTATAATAGTTTTGAATAAAATAGAGACAACTTCGTTGAATGCCAAAAGGCTGGAATTACCATTCTATGATAAAAGTATGTTAACTTACATTGACAAGTAGCAATTTAAGAGAATAATAATCTAAAATTCTTGGAAAATTTGTTGAACATTCATATAAATTCTTTTGAGTTTGCTTGTGGGTCATCTTCATAATTCCATTTGTTAGTAACCAATTGGTTTATGGATGGAATAAAtagaaaatgtttaaaaattgacTTGATTCAAGGGAGTCACCCCCTAAAGAagcattaaatacataaaaagattAAGAGACAAAATGGAAATAGTAAGCAACAATTAGGTTATTCTTCATTCAAATATTATCCTTATGCCTTTACCATATAGAGTTCCGAACTCACCTTCCTATTTCAGGTAAATCTTTTTTCAATTATTGTATATCTCAAAGGGTAAAAGGACATACCTATTATGATAATTTTGTTGCGAGACTTGTGGTCAAAATCTGGAAGACAATCAAAACCCCCAAGAATATTTACACAGCGATATTGAAGATCCAAAAATCTACATGATTCGGGATCTGCGCATTCGTCAATATCTGACATAGTGGCATGTAATAACAAACACAACATTAGAACAAATGTTCaaaaatatcaacaataaaacaTGACAATGCAACATTGACATTCATCCAAAAAGTCATTTCTGTTGTATAATACTACTAGTCAGTAGTCACTAAACAGTCTGACGTctaaaaaatattcaacaaaatatggttttttttttctatttctttttatgttattatttttataaatgtgaaatttattaattattagtaaacatttattatgattatattaatatatgataggtcaagaatgtattgaccccttgtgataaattaaccaattagttagtcaagtgaattaattaagttaattaacatgcaatacgcgtgataacataaacaaatcaccaactaagttaatatgcagtgaaaaataaagttaatacggtgatttgtttgcGAATTgggaaaacctccaaggcaaaaaccGTACCGGGTGATTTAAGTTCACCACTTCCAAGAATcaattattatcacaacaaacggttacaaataaaagaatatcaataccttataccaacctatagttgaacccttaccccaatacctaattgaacttgttctataataatctctcctttcaatgcatagctcctaatacgtgactaaccgattgatgcacgaatccaaatacgtgactaaccaccaacttgagaaggatattggctgcaaagttcttcagttcatcaacacgataAAGATCAcaaaactccttggttacaaaactctatggtgtacaaacacaacagcttcttgaagaggaagatgaactagggcatatgtctccagtcacaatatgcttgtgaaaaacttttgcatttaGTTCCATTCGCTGTGATGACCctcaaaataatctttatatatgtttaaggttgtgagaaaaaaaagcctAAACATGTATACATGGATTGGTatgaaatcagatctgaaaaactgatttttgtaAATCTCGACAAATAGGTTATCTATCGAGTAGCTGTCGAGTATTGGGTAAAAGTTGCCTTTCAAATCTCCATAGATGTTATCTGTTGAGAAAactgtcaagttttaaaatctagcacttttttacttgtttcttagacagacttgcatggctttgatacttgaatttaaattatggctccttaaagtattaaacacatcctaaatctacccaattacaagtaaagtgcgttttgtcaaaggattagccaattttatattgatatgtgttcctaacatgattgacatatatcctaacaatatatacaattatttattctatcatctatatctatctatccccacacacacacacacacacacacacacacacacacatgtatatataCAATTTGGATCCTCAAATTGGAGGATGCATGCAATGAAGACACGTGTCTCTTTCTCAAAGCATACGACGACACATGTCATTTCTTctaaatctatatatttataatatatattataaaagttggatCTCCATACTAGAGAATGCACATTATAGTGACATGTGTCCCTTTCTCAAAGCATAGTATGATAGCACATGTCATCTAGATTCACAAAGAGAATGATTATTCATCTGCTACtaaatcatttcattttctctaaattaatttatttaggtGATGGCCCTTAAAGCCATTTTAGTTCATAtttgttgtgattaattaatattttacaaaatcatAATTCTATTCATATTGAAGACAATAAATATCACCGTATATAAAAtgtttccttttcattttcgtatggatatatattttttgctttaaGCCCACATGAATTACTATCTATTCACCCAAAAACGTTTTCAATTAACCactgcacacccttggtgcgatggtcactctacaagcaTAAGTGTTTGTGGGCATGTGGGGGGCAAGAGtcgaggttcaagtctctaggagggagtttcacacatatatacacttagattaagttagagtagaattctatcttatataaaaaataaaaaaaaaggttttcaattaaggaaaaaaattataaataaatctaaattatgttataaactctttttttagaaaaaagtaataaatgtGTTCATTCAAAAGGATAATGATTTGCTAGAAGACCATTTTTGCAAAAAGCTAATATtagtataaattaattaaactgATTCCTCTTCTTccgattctcaaaaaagaaaaaagaaaaaaagaaagattccTCCTCttccggtttttttttttttttttttttttaaatcccctTTACACccttacattttaattttattaataagaacaatttttaaaaagacaATATAACTATTTTAAATGGCTCATCAACAATTTTGGAAAAGAGAATATCATTATTTAAATGACTCATCCTCTACTAcctctttaaatatttttaattattaccTTTTAATGAgaacaattatgaaaaagagCAAACTATTATTCACTTACcatatttaaaatttcactAATAACATATTATTTCTTTGGTATAACGTTTTTTAAGGGGATAATGGAAGGActcaaatattttctatataacATTTGTTTTGCACATAGTAGAGGGTTGcatggcaaaacaatttcaGACATTTCATGAAGCCATGGTAAGCTACCTATGGACATTTGTTGAGAGAAGAATGCACGTACAGGCACTTGTAGTTCTCGCAATTGGAAAGGAGAATTGCGACACACTATGCTTTCTGTATTGTTTCTAAGACAGTTTGGATAAGGGAAGTCTCACCAATTCCAGGTGATACTTGGTAATTGTTTTTACCTAATTATgcaataaaattctatttttgccattaaaaccaaaaaaaaaaaaaagtttttcttttttcttttcttttctttttttactttaacttttaattttatgaatgcatCCTCTTTGAAATTGTCTGTTTAATTTGTAGTATAggttttttcatattaatataacattataatatattttaaggtATTTTTATTCCTTTAAGGGAATTTCTATGCAAttgatttgatttctttttgttgtATGTGATTTTGCCTAATATGTTTTGCTCTGGTGTTCTATGttagtttttctcaaaaaaaaaaaaaaaaaagttctatgttaattatattttgttctattttctCAATGAATGACCATCTATATGTCAAATTTGTTTGTACTTTACTATTTTATATAGAGTATCacatttgtttttgtattatacCTATTACTTCTCAAAATGTCTTTAGtcacatatttttataaatttacaaatatatGTAACTCATGCAAGcaatgaaaaatgaatataaaaatatgttttgagtataaatctaattataaatttcacaatgaaaaaaaaaattctcaaccttaaaaattttaggtagtccaagttaaaaaaaaaaaactatcaacaaACATTGAAATATGTATTGAGCTTAAATCTAATTATAAATCTCATGACGTagacaatttatttattttaatttaaattactaATTGGTTATTAATTCATAGTTATATAACAATAAtagaatgtgttttttttttttttttttatgggaataaTTGAATATGTGTTTGTTCATCTATTTGGGAAATCTTTACAATAATACTACGTTTATTACATTAAGAATTTTGGTATTGATCTtagtaattttgaaaaaagtcTATGGTTgcaatatttataaattttcaaatagatGAAACCATGAAAAGCACAAGCACGAATATATAACTAGTATAATATAAATGTTAGATCCTCAAATTGGACGATTGGCACATCTCTTTCTCAAAGCACACAACGATAACACGTcattccttttaaattttttttttttttccttaaagtTGGATCCTCAAATTGGAGGATGCATGTAGAGATGACACGTGTCTTTTTCTCAAAGCATACAACAATGACACATGTCATTtcttctaatttaaaatttttttaaatgaaataaatttatttttttgattatgACATGACTTTTGAGACACTTTAATTCATATATTTGTTGTGGTCATTTATGTCAATTTCAAAAGATTTAtgtcttatttttcattttttttaataatgtaaaaTGACTAAtactattcctctttaaaaatTGACTTTTGCACTACCCTTTGATTTGAATTATTGTCATTTAggattatttaaattttttttatgcctttttttttctttaaaaagaatcTGATAAGGTTTTAAGGTGTTTTTATGGCATTTTTCCACAATTATGGcacctacccaaaaaaaaaaaccaagaatatCCCAAAATTTGGGTCAAAAAAAGAATATCCCAAAATTTACTTTTCacttaaaaataccaaaaaatagtTACTTGgcattataaatttatagtacaagaaacaattgaaaagaGTAGTAAAAAAATAGGATTATTTAAAGTTTTGTTATGCCCCctttttctataaaaagaatccgttaaggttttttttttaaggcattttttttcccacaattaTGGCTCCTACAAAAAAACCAAGAATATcccaaaaattacttttaaaataaaaactaccaaaaaaagTTACTCGGCATTATGAATTTATAGTATAAAGAACAATTGAAAAGAgtagtaaaaaattaataataattgaaatgatAAGAACCAAGAATATCCCcaaatttacttttaaaataaaaactaaccaaAAATAGTTACTCAACATCTATATATTTGTAGGAATATTAGGCTCAGGAGT
This genomic window contains:
- the LOC115969403 gene encoding wall-associated receptor kinase-like 3 produces the protein MGMTVGMVFLLWSMNVFMKAVGLANSSCSGVAFCGNVTIPYPFGIEPGCYIDDWFAIGCNHTLGSPKPFLRRLDLEVLDISLEGTLRVNYPMSWWCPMNETKNATRSAENVSLASSPFYFSKSRNIFIAMGCGNLALFRSSVGTIAGCMSVCDVKDTIPTNSSSCNGIDCCKSTIPSDLDVFTADITGKYGNFTGAKDCNYGSLVDQKWFEENLTNHFEVKTMSQVPVVLNWEINESLSSLVMKSKSSYSTCQLANGSSSLLGNMSATFTCTCDFGFEGNPYLVNGCQDIDECADPESCRFLDLQYRCVNILGGFDCLPDFDHKSRNKIIIIGISIGIGLLFLFVGGWWSYKVVKKRKDIKLKEKFFKRNGGLLLQQQLSSSDVTVEKMIKLFNSKDLEKATDNFNVNRILGQGGQGTVYKGMLIDGKIVAVKKSKVIDEGKLEEFVNEVVILSQINHRNVVKLLGCCLEIEVPLLVYEFIPNGTLSQYLHNQNEEFPATWDMRLRIATEVAGALFYLHSAASTPIYHRDIKTTNILLDDKYRAKVADFGTSRSIAIDQTHLTTTVQGTYGYLDPEYFQSSQFTEKSDVYSFGVVLVELLTGEKAISSTRTKECRSLATYFIHSMEENKLFDIIDARVMKDAKQEEIIAVANLAIMCLDLNGKKRPTMKEVTMQLEAVQTLQKTPNVQQNYEELEYVITEMHEQWDAVSTSTMSHVNSGVASSSGARPM